From Salvelinus sp. IW2-2015 linkage group LG18, ASM291031v2, whole genome shotgun sequence, a single genomic window includes:
- the LOC111977662 gene encoding protein FAM171A2 has protein sequence MYGRRIWNRDVVSRMSPMYISRLFLFIFITAVWEARAKSLPDQGALEVQIRVQVFDNSDLSPLAGAAIEVHGNRSVLASSQAGSDGVLRVTFLYHPGTWVIISASKHDYVTNSVPWHASRIPLYASVSLYLLVQRPGTLILYDDVIQVLHGSPGARNQPLVQLQRKSLQLPADSNYTALSAVLTTARSQYEIGGFPYLLGLETNSTGAETGWTDLTALAVVSVQLFDHDGTVIQVSDPVHVSVPLPSDTRTRIATSIPAWLYQPKTGLWVRNGTGYIKKEGTQLIWNVVVPQLGYWVAAFPSSAGVGLGGHSGLRDITTYHTLFLLSILGSLALLVLILLCVLLYYCRRKCLKPRRQQGKPHTALNSSKRDQGTSTSRLNLICGGHVESGPSNDASKSDPSPSRDYQSSREELAKHVPAHKLRHSKTKGASGPQRGESFPMKVTRATDTNNLDNPLLLQEDYSRNYSPIMEDDKDSDYHIRCHTANDNRGYTSDGGSPPRFLSDKSDKPPEYSAAAADHLARPTSLNTQPGQIIFCHSMDQMKENMYRSMVPTLVIPAHYMRMSSDFSGKEQQQDKEGGMQMGAGQSHHPQQQSQHQQHQQQGGSQGDDSEGQNWNSDPSQGPVRIPVLFNDSTMAQMNGELQGLTEKKLLELGIKQHPRAWFISMDGRANHVRHSYIDVSNDLSSGGIGGGGGGPSCSTIREANLEGPMDGTQDRKAAAIRKGKDERWGTGGRKGGGSKGMSKLAYQEHSEPSSSEGRPVSPEENSLTPLLDEGPSSRGSTIPRRGRSRMNSARSSNSENRRDSMTSPEDDPDSKDENKKSPWQKIEDRPLMVFPPKKL, from the exons ATGTATGGCCGCCGAATTTGGAATAGAGATGTAGTTTCAAGGATGTCACCCATGTACATCTCTCGTTTGTTCCTCTTTATTTTTATCACCGCGGTCTGGGAGGCGCGAGCCAAATCTCTTCCAGATCAAGGAGCACTTG AGGTCCAGATCAGAGTTCAGGTGTTCGACAACAGTGACCTCTCACCTTTGGCCGGCGCCGCCATAGAGGTTCATGGGAACCGGTCTGTGTTAGCGTCCAGCCAGGCGGGCAGTGATGGCGTGCTTAGGGTGACCTTCCTGTACCACCCGGGGACCTGGGTCATCATCTCAGCGTCCAAACACGACTATGTCACCAACTCCGTCCCCTGGCACGCTAGCCGCATCCCTC TGTATGCATCGGTCAGCTTGTACCTCCTAGTCCAGAGGCCAGGCACCCTCATTCTCTATGATGACGTCATCCAGGTGCTGCATGGATCCCCAG GTGCACGGAACCAGCCATTGGTCCAGCTCCAGAGAAAGTCCCTTCAGCTGCCAGCTGATTCCAACTACACAGCACTGTCGGCTGTGCTGACTACTGCCAGAAGCCAGTATGAGATCGGGGGCTTCCCTTACCTCCTGGGCCTGGAAACCAACAGCACAG GGgcagagacaggatggacagactTAACAGCACTGGCGGTGGTCAGCGTTCAGCTCTTTGACCACGATGGGACCGTCATCCAGGTGTCTGACCCGGTTCACGTCTCCGTACCACTGCCCTCGGATACTCGCACCAGGATCGCCACCAGCATTCCCGCCTGGCTGTACCAGCCCAAGACGG GTCTGTGGGTCAGGAATGGAACTGGCTACATTAAAAAGGAGGGCACACAACTAATCTGGAACGTGGTCGTTCCTCAGTTGGGGTATTGGGTCGCAGCCTTCCCTTCATCTGCAG GCGTGGGTCTGGGGGGTCACTCGGGCCTGAGGGACATCACCACCTACCACACTCTGTTCCTGCTCTCCATCCTGGGCTCGCTGGCACTGCTGGTGCTCATCCTGCTCTGTGTGCTGCTCTACTACTGCAG ACGGAAGTGTCTAAAACCACGGCGACAACAGGGCAAGCCACACACGGCTCTGAACAGCTCCAAGCGCGACCAGGGCACGTCCACTTCCCGCCTCAACCTCATCTGTGGCGGCCATGTTGAATCCGGTCCATCCAATGACGCCAGCAAATCTGACCCCTCCCCCTCACGAGACTACCAGAGCTCGCGAGAGGAGTTRGCCAAGCACGTCCCCGCCCACAAGCTGCGACATTCGAAGACGAAAGGAGCCTCGGGACCCCAGAGGGGCGAGAGCTTCCCTATGAAGGTGACCCGCGCCACAGACACCAACAATCTCGACAACCCCCTGCTACTGCAAGAAGACTACTCCCGGAACTACAGCCCCATCATGGAGGACGACAAGGACTCGGATTACCACATACGCTGCCACACCGCCAACGACAATCGCGGCTACACCTCAGACGGGGGCTCCCCACCTCGTTTCCTGTCAGACAAGTCAGACAAGCCTCCCGAATACTCTGCGGCCGCCGCCGACCACCTGGCCCGCCCGACATCGCTCAACACGCAACCGGGCCAGATCATCTTCTGCCACTCCATGGACCAGATGAAGGAAAACATGTACCGAAGCATGGTGCCCACCTTGGTCATACCGGCCCACTACATGCGTATGTCCTCAGACTTCTCCGGGAAGGAGCAGCAGCAGGATAAGGAAGGGGGGATGCAGATGGGTGCCGGTCAGTCACACCATCCCCAGCAACAGAGCCAgcaccagcagcaccagcagcaggGCGGCTCCCAAGGGGATGACTCGGAGGGTCAAAACTGGAACTCGGACCCATCCCAGGGCCCTGTGCGGATCCCTGTGCTCTTTAACGACTCCACCATGGCACAGATGAATGGCGAGCTGCAGGGGCTGACTGAGAAGAAGCTCCTGGAGCTGGGCATTAAGCAGCACCCACGCGCCTGGTTCATCTCAATGGACGGCCGCGCCAACCACGTGCGCCATTCTTACATCGACGTGAGCAACGACCTCAGCAGCGGCGGAATTGGAGGGGGAGGTGGTGGCCCCAGCTGCAGCACAATCCGAGAAGCCAACCTCGAAGGACCCATGGACGGCACTCAAGACCGCAAGGCTGCGGCAATCCGTAAGGGTAAGGACGAACGGTGGGGAACTGGTGGACGGAAGGGTGGTGGCAGTAAGGGCATGTCCAAGCTGGCATACCAGGAGCACAGCGAGCCCAGCAGCAGCGAGGGCCGCCCGGTGTCGCCCGAGGAGAACTCCCTTACCCCGCTGCTGGACGAGGGGCCCTCGTCGCGGGGCTCCACCATCCCCCGGAGGGGCCGCAGCCGCATGAACAGCGCGCGCAGCAGCAACAGCGAGAACCGTCGTGACTCCATGACTAGCCCAGAGGACGACCCGGACAGCAAGGACGAGAACAAGAAGAGCCCGTGGCAGAAGATTGAAGACCGGCCTCTCATGGTGTTTCCCCCTAAAAAGTTGTAG